Proteins from one Malania oleifera isolate guangnan ecotype guangnan chromosome 4, ASM2987363v1, whole genome shotgun sequence genomic window:
- the LOC131153789 gene encoding putative fasciclin-like arabinogalactan protein 20: protein MAALLLFYLILLSALSLSSSLSSQTIQNAAAVLSDAGFDSMALTLQLASDSIIPSSNQTVTIFSPSDSAFAQSGQPSLSLLQFHFSPLTFSLQSLQSLPFGTRIPTMFPGHSLAVTTTEFDDQISLNNVSVDRSPIYNDHFLIIYGIHSFFDLKFELKEFNPSVSPIPNLDCIATEVPNVSGSFSFDEPLEFLRLTGYSVMASFLDLQLMKEFKDQTKLTIFAPIDGVMINHVGNFSEYSSLFLRHVLPCKLKWTDLGNSDDGTKLPTFLEAYTIDVTKSGDAVMLNGIPIVFPDMYFGDWLVVHGLHEILPAPETPEHEAESLWEIGEIEDEDEEKVSDREEF, encoded by the coding sequence ATGGCGGCCTTGCTTCTCTTTTATCTCATCCTTCTCtctgccctctctctctcctcctctctttcttcccAAACAATCCAAAACGCCGCCGCCGTACTCTCCGACGCCGGCTTCGACTCCATGGCTCTAACCCTCCAGCTCGCCTCAGACTCCATAATTCCCTCATCCAATCAAACCGTTACCATCTTCTCGCCTTCCGATTCGGCTTTTGCTCAATCGGGTCAGCCTTCCCTCTCCCTCCTCCAGTTCCACTTCTCGCCTCTCACTTTCTCACTACAGAGCCTCCAATCACTCCCCttcggaaccaggattccaacgatGTTTCCCGGCCACTCGCTCGCCGTCACGACCACAGAATTCGATGACCAAATTTCGCTGAACAATGTCTCCGTTGATCGCTCGCCGATTTACAATGACCACTTTCTGATCATTTATGGGATTCATAGTTTCTTTGATCTGAAATTTGAACTTAAGGAATTCAATCCAAGCGTCAGTCCCATCCCTAATCTTGACTGCATAGCGACGGAAGTTCCGAATGTTTCCGGATCTTTTTCCTTTGACGAACCTTTGGAATTTCTGAGGCTCACAGGATACTCTGTGATGGCTTCTTTTCTTGATTTGCAATTGATGAAAGAATTCAAGGACCAGACCAAGTTGACGATCTTTGCTCCGATTGACGGGGTGATGATCAACCACGTCGGAAATTTTAGTGAGTACTCGTCGCTGTTCCTTCGACATGTTCTTCCTTGCAAGCTAAAGTGGACTGATTTGGGGAATTCAGATGATGGGACCAAGTTGCCGACATTTTTGGAAGCCTACACGATTGATGTCACGAAATCCGGCGACGCAGTGATGTTGAACGGAATTCCGATTGTATTTCCAGACATGTACTTCGGCGACTGGCTTGTAGTTCACGGCCTCCATGAAATTCTTCCGGCGCCGGAAACACCAGAACATGAAGCCGAATCCTTGTGGGAAATTGGAGAGATCGAGGATGAGGATGAGGAGAAGGTATCCGATCGCGAAGAATTTTAA